The Gemmatimonadota bacterium genome has a window encoding:
- the rpmJ gene encoding 50S ribosomal protein L36, protein MKVQSSVRRRCSHCKIIRRRGVVRVICKVNPRHKQRQG, encoded by the coding sequence ATGAAAGTCCAATCATCAGTTCGCCGTCGTTGCAGTCACTGCAAGATCATTCGCCGACGCGGTGTTGTGCGCGTGATTTGCAAAGTCAATCCACGACACAAACAGCGACAGGGATAA
- the rpsD gene encoding 30S ribosomal protein S4, giving the protein MARYTGPSCKLCRREGMKLFLKGARCHMDKCSFDRRSYAPGMHGQNMRRKPSEYALQLREKQKTKRIYGVLEKQFRTYYSKAARRKGVTGELLLQMLECRLDNMIYRLGFAPSRKSARQLVRHRHIAVNGRTVDIPSFQVSPGDTVQVREKSRQLQLIHDALKRTGDAGQSAWFSVDKVNLSGTLVEYPKRDDIPTPVEEQLIVELYSK; this is encoded by the coding sequence ATGGCGAGATACACTGGCCCAAGTTGTAAATTGTGTCGCCGAGAAGGCATGAAGTTGTTTCTTAAAGGTGCGCGATGTCATATGGACAAATGTTCATTTGACCGGCGCAGTTATGCGCCCGGCATGCATGGACAAAATATGCGTCGAAAGCCATCGGAATACGCACTTCAGCTTCGTGAAAAACAAAAAACAAAGCGTATCTACGGCGTGTTGGAAAAACAGTTTCGCACGTATTATTCAAAAGCCGCTCGCAGAAAGGGTGTGACGGGTGAGTTGCTTTTGCAGATGCTTGAATGTCGTCTGGACAACATGATATATCGCCTGGGTTTTGCGCCCTCTCGAAAATCAGCGCGGCAACTCGTGAGACATCGCCATATCGCTGTCAATGGACGAACCGTAGATATTCCTTCATTTCAGGTTTCGCCAGGAGATACTGTACAGGTACGGGAAAAGAGTCGCCAATTGCAACTCATTCACGATGCACTCAAGCGCACTGGTGATGCAGGTCAATCGGCCTGGTTTTCGGTAGATAAAGTGAATTTGAGCGGTACGCTTGTTGAATATCCAAAGCGAGATGATATACCAACGCCTGTTGAAGAGCAACTCATCGTTGAGCTTTATTCCAAGTAA
- a CDS encoding GWxTD domain-containing protein, translated as MRFTIRIGLIALACLFSSGLSNGETTIDALFQNAIEQVGQVSHRESIVALEEIISKDKKYAPAYNELAKLHLLDHSVNSRQRAMRMIQQAIASDPDNIEYRLTRGKILWHQGFRSRAFHQFKGVIKKHPDNTDVLNGLGMFWVYEFLRVKDNTQTRDFRGFAQEAKQEAIQILRKSIQLDGTNHQPYYLLGILYFEDKYWDAFHALMQALHAQYPDNKNALLFCGLAAYQIGEFDDSHEYYQRALDLMSIEERELLDSIDLLVTEKEQASRATQTIDTLLKREMFWKRQDPLYLSDFNERKMAHFGRMAYANLRFRRFSDDVEGWRTDMGKTYIKFGRYRKRKTFFFSVGSDPYRAFHRMMETWYYETFKIEYCGNGSDRWSFCGGFEIGQLGSRYYPDYFDEASHHTFKKTAQRFVDPYLNRKYTLPYQIATFEEQNRMRVELSYMIPKNQLTENPETSKVSFWDGVFFFDQQWSDMYNYRKFKTLTLPKPKPVQNAAAQHRNDHLLISRTVSVRQDSYHFSIEFMDQTSGLIGVARDEKTFVYNQETFHLSDLLVGSDIQAKKALPESRDDLIITPNPVRTFSPSESVFIYLELYDLKRDDFGSTQYEISYTIGKPEKDTLSPTLFASHSLISTMGKTEIDLRSGQTAEAQGLQTGRSEDRDGIGNVFADSDIWGETKVYTSGGQVHHIAAEGLKIKRLKEGDLTRTVTANYEGNRENDFTYLQIDVNQVPAGIYQLTVLAKDKQTDQTDRKYVYFRIVE; from the coding sequence ATGCGATTCACAATTCGCATTGGACTGATTGCTTTGGCCTGCCTATTTAGTTCTGGCTTGTCCAACGGGGAAACCACAATAGACGCACTGTTTCAGAATGCAATAGAGCAAGTCGGTCAGGTGAGCCATCGAGAAAGCATTGTGGCTTTGGAGGAGATTATTTCCAAAGACAAAAAGTATGCACCTGCATACAACGAATTGGCCAAACTACATCTATTGGACCACAGCGTAAACAGCCGACAGCGCGCAATGCGGATGATACAGCAGGCAATCGCAAGTGACCCCGACAATATTGAGTATCGGTTAACACGCGGAAAAATTTTGTGGCATCAAGGCTTTCGGTCACGCGCATTCCACCAATTCAAGGGCGTGATCAAAAAGCATCCCGACAATACAGATGTCCTCAATGGGTTGGGTATGTTCTGGGTATATGAGTTTCTCAGAGTAAAAGATAATACCCAAACCCGGGATTTCAGGGGATTTGCTCAGGAAGCCAAACAAGAAGCTATTCAGATCCTGCGAAAAAGCATCCAATTGGATGGAACCAACCATCAACCCTATTATTTGTTGGGCATACTCTACTTTGAAGATAAATACTGGGATGCCTTCCATGCCCTGATGCAAGCCCTGCACGCGCAATATCCAGATAATAAAAATGCGCTGTTATTCTGCGGCCTTGCCGCCTATCAGATTGGCGAATTCGATGACTCACATGAATACTATCAACGCGCCCTTGACTTGATGAGTATAGAAGAACGCGAGTTGCTGGACTCTATCGACCTGCTTGTGACCGAAAAAGAGCAGGCATCCCGCGCGACACAGACGATTGATACGCTCTTGAAACGCGAGATGTTTTGGAAGCGCCAGGACCCGCTCTATTTGTCTGATTTTAACGAAAGAAAGATGGCGCACTTTGGTCGTATGGCGTATGCGAATTTGCGATTCAGGCGGTTTTCCGATGATGTTGAGGGCTGGCGGACGGATATGGGGAAGACCTATATAAAATTTGGAAGATATAGAAAAAGAAAAACCTTTTTCTTTTCTGTAGGCAGTGACCCGTATAGGGCATTTCACAGAATGATGGAAACCTGGTATTACGAAACATTTAAGATCGAATATTGTGGGAATGGCAGTGATCGCTGGAGCTTCTGTGGTGGATTTGAGATAGGACAACTTGGTTCCCGTTATTACCCGGACTACTTCGACGAAGCCTCGCATCATACCTTTAAAAAAACAGCCCAACGCTTTGTCGATCCTTACCTCAATCGCAAATATACCCTCCCCTATCAGATCGCTACCTTTGAAGAGCAAAATAGGATGCGCGTCGAACTCAGCTATATGATTCCCAAAAACCAATTAACAGAAAATCCAGAAACGAGTAAGGTGAGTTTTTGGGACGGCGTCTTCTTCTTTGATCAGCAGTGGAGCGATATGTATAACTATCGCAAGTTCAAGACCCTCACCTTGCCGAAGCCGAAGCCGGTACAAAACGCCGCAGCACAACATCGCAACGATCATCTGTTGATCTCGCGCACGGTATCTGTACGCCAGGACAGCTATCATTTTTCTATAGAATTTATGGATCAAACATCCGGTCTCATTGGTGTGGCACGCGATGAGAAAACCTTCGTATATAACCAGGAGACCTTCCATCTGAGCGATCTGCTCGTCGGCAGCGATATTCAAGCGAAGAAAGCATTGCCAGAAAGCCGCGATGATCTGATCATCACGCCCAATCCTGTCCGTACATTTTCACCATCTGAATCGGTCTTCATCTATCTGGAACTGTACGATCTCAAGCGCGACGATTTTGGTAGTACGCAGTATGAGATCTCCTACACCATCGGCAAGCCAGAGAAGGATACCCTGTCTCCGACCTTATTCGCCTCTCACAGTCTGATTTCTACAATGGGAAAAACAGAGATAGATCTGAGAAGCGGACAAACAGCAGAAGCTCAGGGATTGCAGACCGGGCGGTCAGAGGATAGAGATGGGATCGGCAACGTATTCGCCGATAGCGATATATGGGGCGAGACAAAGGTTTATACGAGCGGGGGGCAAGTCCATCACATCGCTGCCGAAGGCTTGAAGATCAAGCGATTAAAAGAAGGCGATTTGACGCGTACAGTGACAGCGAATTACGAAGGCAATCGAGAGAATGATTTCACGTATTTGCAGATTGATGTGAACCAGGTACCTGCGGGGATTTATCAATTGACGGTATTGGCAAAGGATAAACAGACGGATCAGACGGATAGAAAATACGTATATTTTCGTATTGTAGAGTAA
- the rplQ gene encoding 50S ribosomal protein L17 — translation MRHGKRGRKLNRTASHRKAMLNNMATSLFANGKVRTTLPKAKELRGVAERLISFAKRGDLHARRQVLRRIQNKVVLTKLFEEIGPSFADRGGGYTRILKLGSRRGDSTELCLIELVADDAITESNVEETESDDSTEEEEVVEEKKDA, via the coding sequence ATGAGGCACGGGAAAAGGGGTAGAAAGCTGAATCGTACGGCGAGCCATAGAAAAGCCATGCTCAACAATATGGCTACGTCTCTGTTTGCTAACGGCAAGGTGCGTACTACACTGCCAAAGGCGAAAGAATTGCGCGGCGTGGCCGAACGGTTGATCTCTTTTGCCAAGCGTGGCGATTTGCATGCGCGGCGTCAAGTTTTGCGGCGTATTCAGAATAAGGTGGTGCTCACAAAGTTATTTGAAGAAATTGGTCCCTCATTTGCCGACCGAGGTGGCGGATATACGCGTATTCTCAAGCTCGGTTCCAGGCGAGGTGATAGCACCGAATTGTGTTTGATTGAGCTGGTGGCCGATGACGCAATAACCGAATCCAATGTTGAGGAAACCGAGTCTGACGATTCTACTGAAGAAGAGGAAGTTGTAGAGGAAAAGAAAGACGCTTAA
- a CDS encoding DNA-directed RNA polymerase subunit alpha, with product MNAKNFQMPRFVQIDEESLSDNYGLFSVQPLERGFGATIGNALRRVLLSSIEGAAIKAVKIEGIQHEFTVVEGVVEDVTEIVLNLKEVCLRVHTDEDKLLYVKKEGPGELKAGDLQVDADVEVLNPDLHIATLDKDGVLDIEVTVGKGRGYVLAEANKQIDQPMGTIVLDAAFSPIRKVHYEIDNARVGQQTDYDKLSLAVWTNSVVRPDDAVAHAARILKNHLELFINFEEEPEEELEEVVDEETRRIATLLKMPVDELELSVRSANCLKAANIITLEDLVQKTENEMLKFRNFGRKSLNELTAILENLGIAFGIDVSKYQDVASKSDHISILDDEF from the coding sequence ATGAACGCAAAAAATTTTCAAATGCCTCGATTTGTACAGATCGATGAAGAAAGCCTGAGTGATAATTACGGCCTGTTTAGTGTTCAGCCCCTTGAGCGCGGGTTTGGAGCTACGATTGGGAATGCACTGCGTCGCGTTTTGCTTTCCTCCATTGAGGGGGCTGCGATTAAGGCCGTGAAAATCGAAGGAATTCAGCACGAGTTTACCGTGGTTGAAGGCGTCGTTGAAGATGTGACTGAAATCGTTCTAAATCTCAAAGAAGTTTGCCTTCGTGTGCATACAGATGAGGACAAATTGCTATATGTAAAAAAAGAAGGTCCAGGCGAACTCAAGGCTGGCGATTTGCAAGTCGATGCCGATGTCGAAGTACTGAATCCCGATTTGCATATTGCGACACTCGACAAAGACGGTGTGCTCGACATAGAAGTCACCGTTGGAAAAGGTCGGGGCTATGTGCTGGCAGAAGCAAACAAGCAGATAGACCAGCCTATGGGGACCATTGTGTTGGATGCCGCTTTTTCCCCAATCCGAAAAGTGCATTATGAAATCGATAATGCGCGCGTGGGGCAGCAGACCGATTACGATAAACTTTCGTTGGCTGTTTGGACAAACAGCGTTGTGCGACCCGACGATGCGGTGGCTCATGCTGCGAGAATATTGAAAAATCATCTCGAGTTGTTTATCAACTTTGAAGAAGAGCCAGAAGAAGAATTGGAAGAAGTTGTCGATGAGGAAACTCGCCGCATTGCAACACTGCTCAAGATGCCTGTAGATGAACTGGAATTGTCGGTGCGGTCGGCAAATTGCTTAAAAGCTGCCAATATTATAACACTTGAGGATCTCGTTCAAAAAACGGAAAACGAAATGCTCAAATTCCGCAATTTTGGACGAAAATCGCTCAATGAATTGACAGCTATTCTCGAAAATTTGGGTATTGCCTTTGGCATTGATGTAAGCAAATATCAAGATGTCGCTTCCAAATCTGATCATATCTCGATTTTGGACGACGAATTTTAA
- the galT gene encoding galactose-1-phosphate uridylyltransferase gives MMDAVLVTGGAGYVGSHTVRRLLEDHRRVVVLDDLSTGHREVVTLFERVYGPEQFCFEYVNLLDHSALASVFERHNFCGIIDFAARTLVGESQEKPYRYFENNVIAFQNLLDAGKGLPVVKSSTAATYGEPRAEHIPLKENYQRKCIADGGFEKSQLMPAAVDFETLLRWYEKHIAFELCEEDIALLKIPANVYGITKMMDERMLLHVEREAGGRYVVLRYFNAAGADSSRLIGEDHDPETHLVPLVLQVALGQREKITVFGDDYATPDGTAVRDYISVVELADAHIKSLDMLLAGGQSATYNLGRGKGVSVKEILEVVREVTGHEIPEAIGPRRSGDPATLIADASCIQRDMEWVARETLHETLESAWHWHRLHPNGYRVVQEERFNPFWNRWVNIAAHRADRPWRGETQLIERADDKAYDPECYLCPGNTRAAGDVNPDYKGVWTFENDFSTLVLDAYQTQAQLGPYLSRTSRGVCEVVVYAPNHAQRLSTLPVDALVQVIDAWAEIYDRLGKVPEIVYPLIFENSGTVMGNSQPHPHGQVYAYCEIPDLMVKPQLSMFESHRKKTGHCFVCDASRVETGDGRRILFDRPHVLAYVPFAAQFPYDVIIVPKAHAASLLDLDWEERRDLAAGLRDILSGLDGLFAAPYHYTLALMQAPTDGVDRDYHMQIHITSLLRGPGLRKHVVGADIFGNLINPSDPDMTAEEIRWAMRKVEKR, from the coding sequence ATGATGGACGCTGTTTTGGTGACAGGCGGAGCGGGCTATGTTGGCAGTCACACGGTTCGGCGTCTGTTGGAAGATCATCGCCGGGTTGTGGTGTTGGATGACCTGTCAACGGGACACCGGGAAGTTGTCACCTTGTTTGAACGGGTGTATGGGCCGGAGCAATTTTGTTTCGAGTATGTCAATCTGCTCGATCACAGCGCTCTGGCCTCTGTTTTTGAGAGACACAATTTTTGCGGCATTATCGATTTTGCCGCCAGGACGCTGGTGGGAGAATCCCAGGAGAAGCCGTACAGGTATTTTGAGAATAATGTGATTGCTTTTCAGAATTTGTTGGATGCAGGTAAAGGATTGCCCGTTGTGAAATCATCTACGGCGGCGACGTATGGCGAACCCCGCGCAGAACACATTCCACTGAAGGAAAATTATCAGCGGAAGTGTATCGCGGATGGTGGTTTTGAGAAAAGCCAGTTGATGCCCGCTGCGGTGGATTTTGAGACGCTTTTGAGGTGGTATGAAAAACACATCGCTTTCGAACTTTGTGAAGAAGATATCGCCTTGCTAAAAATCCCTGCGAATGTCTATGGCATTACTAAAATGATGGATGAACGCATGTTGCTCCATGTCGAGCGAGAGGCTGGTGGAAGATATGTTGTTCTCCGTTATTTTAATGCCGCAGGTGCCGATTCTTCGCGGTTAATCGGCGAAGATCACGATCCCGAGACGCATTTGGTCCCCCTTGTTTTGCAAGTGGCTTTGGGGCAGCGCGAGAAGATAACCGTATTTGGCGATGATTATGCAACCCCTGATGGCACGGCTGTGCGAGATTATATTTCTGTGGTGGAATTGGCCGATGCACATATTAAGAGCCTGGATATGTTACTGGCAGGGGGACAGTCTGCGACGTACAATCTCGGCAGGGGGAAGGGCGTGAGCGTGAAAGAGATTTTGGAGGTTGTACGCGAGGTGACAGGTCATGAGATTCCCGAAGCGATTGGACCGCGGCGAAGCGGCGATCCCGCAACGCTGATTGCCGATGCGAGTTGCATTCAGCGCGATATGGAATGGGTTGCGAGAGAGACACTACATGAGACGCTGGAATCTGCCTGGCACTGGCATCGGCTTCATCCCAATGGGTATCGGGTTGTGCAGGAGGAGCGATTCAATCCTTTTTGGAATCGGTGGGTCAACATCGCAGCCCATCGCGCAGACAGGCCATGGCGTGGAGAAACGCAGCTTATAGAGAGGGCAGATGATAAGGCTTATGATCCCGAATGCTATCTCTGTCCTGGAAATACACGGGCGGCAGGCGATGTAAATCCCGATTACAAAGGGGTGTGGACATTTGAGAACGATTTTTCCACGCTGGTATTGGACGCCTATCAAACGCAGGCGCAGTTGGGACCCTATCTCTCTCGCACATCTCGGGGTGTGTGTGAGGTTGTGGTCTATGCGCCCAATCACGCCCAGCGTTTGTCCACGCTGCCCGTAGATGCGCTCGTTCAGGTGATTGACGCCTGGGCAGAGATTTATGATCGGTTGGGAAAGGTACCTGAGATTGTGTATCCGCTCATTTTTGAGAATTCGGGCACAGTGATGGGCAATTCTCAACCGCATCCGCACGGACAGGTTTATGCGTATTGCGAGATTCCCGATTTGATGGTGAAACCGCAATTGTCTATGTTTGAATCCCACCGCAAGAAAACGGGACACTGTTTTGTGTGCGATGCCAGTCGCGTCGAAACTGGGGATGGACGGCGAATTCTCTTTGATCGCCCCCATGTGTTGGCTTATGTTCCGTTTGCCGCACAATTTCCCTACGATGTGATCATTGTGCCGAAGGCACACGCTGCGAGTTTGCTGGATTTGGATTGGGAAGAACGGCGCGATCTGGCTGCGGGATTGCGCGATATTCTCAGCGGGTTAGACGGGTTGTTTGCCGCGCCGTATCACTACACTCTGGCGTTGATGCAAGCTCCGACAGATGGCGTGGATCGCGATTATCACATGCAAATTCACATTACGTCGCTTTTGCGGGGACCTGGTTTGCGGAAACATGTGGTGGGAGCGGATATTTTTGGCAATCTCATCAATCCCTCAGATCCGGATATGACGGCAGAGGAGATCCGATGGGCGATGCGGAAAGTCGAGAAGAGGTAA
- a CDS encoding redoxin domain-containing protein, protein QRNTYTDVSGLFTLNDVAGGHIWVNHPEIRIVNQEIIPADDVIDIRVERLRLYSVSGVMSLNEGSVEGLEISIISTKRPSTSGPARSKRDFIDATGAYRFDDLEPGEYIISIRASEELEMGERRVIIYRTIQSRRLVIEDRDVTLNFEPLGDARITGVATYKGQPVSGVYVNSRVLADDPQKTISTGGTQTDKEGRFELRNLPSARIEIRFFSNPRSGKRWSKVDTLDLMNKKELRYLTELKMEERPTLSLGDIAPEFEAKRLDGSTFRLADYRGKKAVLIDFWATWCAPCVDEIPTIKRIAETYRNQGLEVVGISLDREEKALRDFVKREKLSYVQVFEKEKARTITKSYGVWGIPSVFLIDKNGVINALKLRGTRTEAAVRALLATDLQTADGNSR, encoded by the coding sequence TTCAGCGCAATACGTACACCGATGTATCGGGTCTGTTCACTCTAAATGACGTAGCGGGTGGTCACATATGGGTGAATCATCCCGAGATCAGAATTGTGAATCAAGAGATTATACCAGCCGATGATGTGATAGATATCCGCGTAGAGCGTTTGCGTTTGTATTCAGTTTCAGGCGTGATGTCTTTAAACGAGGGTTCTGTAGAAGGGCTGGAAATCAGCATAATTTCCACCAAACGCCCATCTACAAGTGGACCTGCTCGGTCCAAAAGGGATTTTATAGATGCTACTGGCGCATATCGCTTCGACGACCTTGAGCCGGGGGAATATATAATTTCGATCAGGGCATCCGAAGAATTGGAAATGGGAGAGCGAAGGGTCATCATATATCGCACTATTCAATCTCGGAGGCTGGTAATTGAAGACCGAGATGTGACGCTGAACTTTGAACCCCTGGGCGATGCGCGAATCACTGGTGTTGCGACTTATAAAGGGCAGCCTGTTTCAGGGGTTTATGTAAATAGCCGTGTGTTGGCTGATGATCCCCAAAAAACGATTTCAACAGGCGGTACTCAAACAGACAAAGAGGGACGGTTTGAATTGCGCAATCTGCCTTCTGCGCGGATTGAAATCCGTTTCTTTAGTAATCCTAGATCAGGAAAACGCTGGAGCAAAGTCGATACACTTGATCTGATGAACAAAAAAGAATTGCGTTATCTAACCGAACTAAAAATGGAGGAACGCCCGACCCTGAGCCTGGGAGACATAGCCCCTGAATTTGAAGCCAAACGGCTGGATGGGTCAACATTTCGACTCGCAGATTACCGGGGCAAAAAAGCTGTGTTGATTGACTTTTGGGCAACGTGGTGTGCACCGTGCGTCGATGAAATTCCGACGATCAAAAGAATTGCCGAAACCTATCGCAATCAAGGATTGGAAGTCGTGGGCATCAGTTTGGATCGCGAAGAGAAGGCATTACGAGATTTTGTAAAACGAGAAAAACTGAGCTATGTTCAGGTATTTGAAAAAGAAAAAGCGCGGACGATTACAAAATCCTACGGTGTATGGGGCATCCCATCGGTATTTCTGATAGATAAAAATGGCGTCATCAACGCGCTAAAGCTGCGTGGAACTCGCACGGAAGCGGCTGTGAGGGCGTTATTAGCCACTGATCTACAGACGGCTGATGGAAATTCGCGATAA
- the rpsM gene encoding 30S ribosomal protein S13, with protein sequence MARIAGVDIPREKRVEVALTYILGIGLSTSQKILTQTQISPDTRVDALTDEEVTKLRSVVEGEYKVEGNLRSEVAMNIKRLMDIGCYRGLRWRRGLPVRGQRTRTNARTRKGKKPGIGSRRRTV encoded by the coding sequence ATGGCCCGAATAGCAGGTGTAGATATTCCCAGAGAAAAGCGCGTGGAAGTTGCGTTGACATATATTTTGGGCATTGGTTTGAGCACGTCACAAAAAATTTTGACACAGACGCAGATTTCGCCTGATACGCGCGTAGATGCTTTGACTGACGAGGAAGTCACCAAATTGCGCTCAGTGGTCGAAGGTGAGTACAAGGTTGAAGGAAACCTGCGAAGCGAAGTTGCAATGAACATCAAGCGACTGATGGATATTGGGTGCTATCGCGGTTTGCGCTGGCGTCGCGGGTTGCCGGTGAGAGGTCAGCGGACGCGCACCAATGCCAGGACGCGCAAGGGAAAGAAACCCGGTATTGGCAGTCGCAGACGAACCGTATAG
- the rpsK gene encoding 30S ribosomal protein S11, whose protein sequence is MAVRRGRRRNRRVEAHGVAHVNASFNNTIVTLSDREGRVISWSSTGKVGFKGSRKSTPYAAQLAATDAAREAMAMGLRRVEVWVKGPGVGREAAVRSLQGAGLEISAIKDVTPIPHNGCRPPKRRRV, encoded by the coding sequence TTGGCAGTCAGAAGAGGAAGACGACGGAATAGACGCGTTGAAGCTCATGGCGTCGCACACGTCAATGCCAGTTTTAACAATACTATTGTCACTCTAAGTGACCGTGAAGGAAGAGTTATTTCCTGGTCATCAACGGGGAAAGTCGGGTTTAAGGGGTCGAGAAAAAGTACGCCCTATGCTGCTCAGTTGGCTGCCACTGATGCGGCGCGAGAAGCCATGGCAATGGGTTTGCGCCGGGTGGAAGTCTGGGTTAAAGGACCTGGCGTTGGGCGAGAAGCCGCTGTGCGGTCGCTGCAGGGCGCTGGATTGGAAATTTCAGCGATCAAAGATGTTACCCCAATTCCACACAATGGGTGTCGCCCTCCTAAGCGCCGCCGCGTTTAA
- a CDS encoding galactokinase, protein MGDAESREEVISMLHPIITQAQDAFESFFEDQADVVVQAPGRVNLIGEHTDYNAGFVFPAAIDRWVVVAVRSRVDSRVRIYSAMHEEVAEFRVDDVLEAQGNWADYPKGVVREFQKLGYSLCGFDAAIVGNVPMGAGLSSSAAVEMAVGKGIVVLNRIEISGPDLALLGQRAENHFVGVNCGIMDQFISANGRAGHALFLDCRDLSFELVPLFGDDVQIVICNSGVTRGLTDSAYNDRRSACESGVSLLARAMEADIRALRDVSMEVLDTYGGVLSDTVLKRCRHVIAENERTQRAVVLLKNGDLSGFGQLMVASHESLRDDYEVSGKELDLLVEIALSVPGVLGARMTGAGFGGCTVNIVERDAVPALRDAINERYPETTGLTPEIYVCSAVNGAELVE, encoded by the coding sequence ATGGGCGATGCGGAAAGTCGAGAAGAGGTAATTTCAATGTTGCATCCTATTATCACACAGGCGCAAGACGCATTTGAATCGTTTTTTGAGGATCAGGCAGATGTCGTTGTGCAGGCGCCTGGGCGCGTCAATTTGATTGGGGAACACACGGATTACAATGCGGGCTTTGTATTTCCCGCAGCGATTGACCGCTGGGTGGTTGTTGCTGTGCGGTCGAGGGTTGATTCGCGGGTGCGGATTTACTCGGCGATGCACGAGGAGGTGGCTGAGTTCCGGGTTGATGATGTATTGGAGGCACAGGGCAATTGGGCGGATTATCCAAAGGGCGTGGTGCGCGAGTTTCAAAAGCTCGGGTATTCGCTGTGTGGTTTTGATGCGGCGATTGTGGGCAATGTGCCTATGGGAGCGGGATTGAGCAGTTCGGCTGCTGTGGAGATGGCGGTGGGGAAGGGGATCGTTGTGTTAAACCGCATTGAAATCAGTGGACCTGATCTGGCTCTTTTGGGACAGCGTGCTGAGAATCATTTTGTGGGTGTCAATTGCGGGATCATGGATCAGTTTATTTCGGCAAATGGCCGGGCAGGTCACGCGCTGTTTCTCGATTGCCGCGATCTCTCGTTTGAACTTGTCCCTCTTTTTGGCGATGATGTGCAGATTGTGATTTGCAACTCGGGCGTGACGCGCGGGCTGACAGATTCGGCATATAATGATCGGCGGTCTGCGTGTGAAAGTGGGGTTTCGCTTCTCGCACGGGCGATGGAGGCGGATATACGGGCACTGCGCGATGTGTCGATGGAGGTGTTGGATACTTACGGTGGTGTGCTGTCGGATACAGTGCTGAAGCGGTGCCGCCATGTGATAGCTGAAAATGAACGCACGCAGCGTGCAGTTGTATTGCTCAAGAATGGGGATTTGTCGGGGTTTGGACAGTTGATGGTCGCATCTCACGAGAGTTTGCGAGATGATTACGAGGTGAGTGGCAAAGAACTCGATCTGCTGGTGGAAATTGCTCTAAGTGTGCCCGGGGTGCTCGGTGCTCGGATGACTGGCGCAGGCTTTGGAGGATGTACTGTGAATATCGTTGAACGAGACGCTGTGCCAGCACTGAGAGATGCGATAAATGAGCGGTATCCCGAAACAACGGGTTTGACGCCTGAGATTTACGTTTGTTCAGCGGTCAATGGGGCAGAGTTGGTGGAGTGA
- the greA gene encoding transcription elongation factor GreA, translating to MNRVYLTKNGYEKIRTELIRLQTKERPTVIAAIKKAREFGDLSENAEYHAAKERQAFLEKKIAELQEKLTNSEIIDESQIPKDKAYLGATVKLQDKKNGREMQYTLVTVDEADFDQNKISTASPIGKALLGKGVGEVVDVQVPVGLLTYEILDISRD from the coding sequence ATGAATCGCGTTTACCTGACCAAAAATGGGTATGAGAAAATTCGAACAGAGTTGATCCGTCTGCAAACCAAAGAGCGACCAACTGTCATTGCAGCCATAAAAAAGGCGCGCGAGTTTGGCGACCTGAGCGAAAACGCTGAATACCATGCAGCCAAAGAGCGGCAGGCATTTCTCGAAAAGAAAATTGCCGAATTGCAGGAAAAACTCACGAATTCGGAAATTATCGACGAAAGCCAAATCCCCAAAGACAAAGCCTATCTGGGCGCGACGGTCAAATTACAGGACAAAAAAAATGGTAGAGAAATGCAGTACACACTGGTCACCGTAGATGAAGCCGATTTTGACCAGAATAAAATATCGACAGCATCTCCCATTGGCAAAGCTCTGTTGGGTAAAGGCGTTGGCGAGGTCGTCGATGTGCAAGTGCCCGTCGGCCTACTCACTTATGAGATTCTCGATATCTCAAGAGACTGA